The following are encoded together in the Synechococcales cyanobacterium CNB genome:
- a CDS encoding DEAD/DEAH box helicase, whose amino-acid sequence MKLQFDANQPYQLDAIDAVTYLFDGQPQGAPEYSVIQMGDWGEMFAGQERTELGVGNQMLLSADTLLANTRAVQARNDIEIVDPAAPLEAWDLFDAPANAARTCPHFSVEMETGTGKTYVYLRTIFELSRRYGFQKFIIVVPSVAIREGVLKNIEITAEHFRALYNNLPFEHFVYDAKKVNRLRQFAVSNTLQILVINIDAFRKNFTGTEAEQKSNVIYKESDRLSGRQPIEFVQAARPIVIIDEPQSVDSTERAQEAIRALNPLCTLRYSATHRNPYNLVYRLDPVRAFELRLVKQIVVGSAVADGGANDAFVRVEKIDYKTGIKAKLRIHVQTPDGPKEKSVTVKNGADLFTLSNERAAYRQGFEIAEINAEPENEYIRFTSGRVMRLGEEIGGLRDDVWQAQIKHTVKKHLEKELQLLGRGVKVLSLFFIDRVANYRDYSGGGQPVKGKFAEAFEAALAEFAKDDRYKDLPLFKHPIEKLHDGYFAADKPRKGQTQPVWKDTRGDTQADDEVYNLIMKEKERLLAEDEPLRFIFSHSALREGWDNPNVFQICTLNETRSALKKRQEIGRGLRLPVNQHGQRVFDDSINKLFVMANESYEEFARALQTEYEEDCGVTFGKVPITAFAKLVQVVDDEERPIGREAAEAIKKALVDQKMIDAEGRLQPAFDPKRPDFKIELPEPHKDLAPAVVDLLASYQIERHIRKEKQEGPNRLRKEVQLSPEFMALWDRIKPKTVYRVEFQTEELVRVSVAGIKKMPKIEAAKIRVTAGQVGVVRGGVTAIAISAAEEQVTFTHRPVPDVLAYLQNETELTRSTLVRILKESGRLAEFFVDPQRFMDAVAAIIKHELHRLLVDGIKYEKIGGQAPDAEWEMLLFKNEELINYLTALQVNHSVYEYVVYDSEIEREFARKLDQRDDIKLFVKLPNWFEIDTPVGKYNPDWAIVKHDGEALYLVRETKGTKDFLKLRTSEADKVRCGQKHFETLGVPFNVVVSADEV is encoded by the coding sequence GTGAAACTCCAGTTCGACGCCAACCAGCCGTACCAGCTCGACGCGATCGACGCTGTCACGTACTTGTTCGACGGTCAGCCGCAGGGCGCGCCGGAGTACTCGGTCATCCAAATGGGCGACTGGGGCGAGATGTTCGCCGGTCAGGAGCGGACCGAGCTTGGCGTCGGCAATCAGATGCTCCTTTCGGCCGACACGCTGTTGGCCAACACCCGTGCCGTCCAGGCTCGCAATGACATCGAGATCGTTGACCCGGCTGCGCCGCTGGAGGCGTGGGATCTGTTCGACGCCCCGGCCAACGCCGCCCGGACCTGTCCGCACTTTTCGGTCGAAATGGAGACCGGTACGGGCAAGACGTACGTCTACCTGCGCACGATCTTCGAGCTATCGCGCCGCTACGGCTTTCAGAAGTTCATCATCGTCGTGCCGAGCGTCGCCATCCGCGAGGGGGTGCTCAAGAACATCGAGATCACGGCAGAACACTTCCGGGCGCTCTACAACAACCTCCCCTTCGAGCACTTCGTCTACGACGCCAAGAAAGTCAATCGCCTGCGGCAGTTCGCCGTCAGCAACACGCTCCAGATTCTCGTCATCAACATCGACGCCTTCCGCAAGAACTTCACCGGCACCGAGGCTGAGCAGAAGAGCAACGTCATCTACAAGGAGAGCGACCGACTCTCCGGCCGGCAACCCATCGAGTTCGTGCAAGCGGCGCGACCGATCGTCATCATTGACGAACCGCAGAGCGTGGACTCCACCGAAAGGGCGCAGGAGGCCATCCGGGCGCTGAATCCCCTCTGTACGCTGCGCTATTCAGCCACGCATCGCAACCCCTACAACCTCGTCTATCGCCTGGACCCCGTGCGGGCGTTCGAGCTTCGACTCGTAAAGCAGATCGTGGTGGGCAGCGCCGTCGCCGACGGCGGCGCCAATGACGCCTTCGTGCGCGTTGAAAAGATCGACTACAAGACCGGGATCAAGGCGAAACTTCGCATCCACGTTCAGACACCGGACGGCCCGAAGGAGAAATCAGTCACGGTGAAGAACGGAGCCGACCTGTTCACGCTTTCCAACGAGCGGGCCGCCTACCGGCAGGGCTTCGAGATTGCCGAGATCAATGCCGAGCCGGAAAACGAGTACATCCGCTTCACCAGCGGCCGCGTCATGCGGCTCGGTGAGGAAATCGGCGGCCTCCGCGACGACGTGTGGCAGGCGCAGATCAAGCACACGGTCAAGAAGCACCTGGAGAAGGAGCTTCAACTGCTCGGCCGCGGCGTAAAGGTGCTGAGCCTGTTCTTCATCGACCGCGTGGCCAACTACCGCGACTACAGCGGCGGTGGGCAGCCGGTGAAGGGTAAGTTCGCCGAAGCGTTCGAGGCTGCGCTTGCCGAGTTTGCCAAGGACGACCGGTACAAGGACCTTCCACTCTTCAAGCACCCGATCGAGAAGCTGCATGACGGTTACTTCGCCGCCGACAAGCCGAGGAAGGGGCAGACGCAGCCGGTCTGGAAAGATACACGCGGCGACACGCAGGCCGACGACGAGGTTTACAACCTTATCATGAAGGAGAAGGAGCGGCTGCTCGCCGAAGATGAGCCGCTGCGGTTCATCTTCAGCCACTCGGCCCTGCGCGAGGGTTGGGACAATCCGAACGTGTTTCAGATTTGCACGCTGAACGAGACGCGCTCCGCGCTCAAGAAGCGCCAGGAGATCGGCCGCGGGCTGCGCTTGCCCGTCAACCAGCACGGGCAGCGGGTCTTCGACGACTCGATCAACAAGCTCTTTGTCATGGCCAACGAGAGTTACGAGGAGTTCGCCCGGGCGCTCCAGACCGAATACGAGGAGGACTGCGGCGTGACATTTGGCAAGGTGCCGATCACGGCCTTTGCCAAGCTGGTTCAGGTGGTTGACGACGAAGAGAGGCCCATCGGGCGCGAGGCGGCCGAGGCGATCAAGAAGGCGCTTGTGGACCAGAAGATGATCGACGCCGAGGGGCGCTTGCAGCCGGCGTTCGACCCGAAGCGGCCGGACTTCAAGATCGAACTTCCCGAGCCGCATAAAGATCTCGCCCCGGCCGTCGTGGACCTGCTCGCCAGCTACCAGATCGAGCGTCACATCCGCAAGGAAAAACAGGAGGGGCCGAACCGGCTGCGCAAGGAGGTCCAACTCAGCCCCGAGTTCATGGCCCTGTGGGATCGGATCAAGCCCAAGACCGTCTACCGCGTCGAGTTCCAGACCGAGGAACTGGTCCGGGTATCGGTCGCCGGGATCAAGAAGATGCCCAAGATCGAGGCCGCGAAGATTCGCGTGACGGCCGGCCAGGTGGGCGTCGTCCGCGGCGGGGTCACGGCCATCGCTATCAGCGCCGCCGAGGAGCAGGTCACGTTCACCCATCGGCCCGTGCCCGACGTACTCGCGTACCTCCAAAACGAGACGGAGCTGACCCGCTCGACACTTGTGCGGATTCTCAAGGAGTCAGGCAGGCTCGCCGAGTTCTTCGTGGACCCGCAGCGCTTCATGGACGCTGTGGCCGCGATCATCAAGCACGAGCTGCATCGCCTGCTCGTGGACGGCATCAAGTACGAGAAGATCGGGGGCCAAGCGCCGGACGCCGAGTGGGAGATGCTGCTCTTCAAGAACGAAGAGCTGATCAACTATCTGACCGCGCTCCAGGTCAACCACTCCGTCTACGAGTACGTCGTCTATGACTCTGAAATCGAACGGGAATTCGCCCGCAAGCTGGACCAGCGCGACGACATTAAGCTGTTCGTCAAGCTGCCCAACTGGTTCGAGATCGACACGCCTGTCGGCAAGTACAACCCGGACTGGGCCATCGTGAAGCACGACGGGGAAGCGCTCTATCTGGTCCGCGAGACGAAGGGGACCAAGGATTTCCTGAAGCTGCGGACCAGCGAGGCGGACAAGGTGCGCTGCGGGCAAAAGCACTTCGAGACGCTCGGCGTGCCGTTCAACGTGGTCGTTTCGGCGGACGAGGTCTAG
- the acpS gene encoding holo-[acyl-carrier-protein] synthase, translated as MEILGHGIDVVDVARIARLLRRDDDFLYGWFTSREIDALGTRAADSQVVAGRVAAKEAAAKALGTGFAGDVSWQDVEVVPSDNGAPTIILSKGALAVARKAGVTALFASISHERTYAIASVIAAGTRPTPSQGT; from the coding sequence ATGGAGATTCTTGGTCATGGTATCGACGTTGTGGATGTCGCTCGGATTGCGAGGTTGCTGCGCCGCGACGATGACTTCCTCTACGGGTGGTTTACGAGCCGGGAAATCGACGCCCTCGGCACAAGGGCCGCAGACTCGCAAGTTGTTGCCGGTAGAGTGGCAGCGAAGGAGGCTGCCGCAAAGGCACTGGGCACTGGGTTTGCTGGCGATGTCTCGTGGCAGGATGTCGAAGTTGTACCTTCGGACAACGGTGCGCCGACGATCATCCTCTCAAAAGGCGCCTTGGCGGTGGCAAGGAAAGCGGGGGTGACGGCGCTGTTCGCCAGCATATCGCACGAGCGGACGTACGCTATTGCGAGTGTCATTGCAGCAGGAACTCGACCTACACCATCCCAAGGTACTTGA
- a CDS encoding nucleotide pyrophosphohydrolase produces the protein MDLHEYQRKAHRTEKKVHAAGSDIMVPILGLAGEVGELLNEYKKKLRDGDAHERFPDRVTEELGDILWYVAETATKFGLDLNQVAEQNLQKTQARWGATDQDGFLFEPRARPFDAGFPEHERFPRQFVADFRPWIENGAEKTRVFVDGKQMGDPLTDNAHTPDGYRFHDVFHLACAAVLGWSPVIRKHLERKRRSNPKIDEVEDGGRAIVTEEGISALVFAYARDHKSLEGVKSVDYDLLKAIRIMTSSFEVAVCTTGEWERAILMGYEVWKQVEHNQGGKVELDLDKRCIKYLGMV, from the coding sequence ATGGATCTTCATGAGTATCAGCGAAAGGCGCACCGAACCGAAAAGAAGGTCCATGCTGCCGGTTCCGACATCATGGTGCCAATCCTCGGCCTCGCGGGCGAGGTCGGCGAACTTCTGAACGAGTACAAGAAGAAGCTCCGCGATGGTGATGCGCATGAGCGCTTTCCTGATCGTGTGACGGAGGAACTCGGTGACATCCTCTGGTACGTTGCTGAGACGGCGACGAAATTTGGGCTCGACCTGAATCAGGTCGCAGAGCAGAACCTCCAAAAGACTCAAGCACGCTGGGGGGCAACCGATCAAGACGGGTTCCTCTTTGAGCCGAGAGCACGACCGTTCGACGCTGGCTTCCCAGAACATGAGCGCTTTCCGCGCCAGTTTGTTGCTGATTTCCGACCGTGGATTGAGAATGGTGCCGAGAAGACGCGCGTCTTCGTAGACGGCAAGCAAATGGGCGACCCCCTGACTGACAATGCCCATACCCCAGACGGTTATCGATTCCACGACGTGTTTCACCTGGCGTGCGCGGCCGTTCTTGGCTGGTCCCCGGTCATCCGGAAGCACCTTGAGCGGAAGCGGCGCAGTAATCCCAAGATCGACGAAGTAGAAGACGGTGGCCGGGCTATCGTTACCGAGGAAGGTATCTCGGCACTGGTCTTCGCATACGCTCGCGATCACAAATCGCTTGAGGGCGTAAAATCGGTTGACTACGACCTCTTGAAGGCTATCCGCATCATGACATCGAGCTTCGAGGTTGCAGTATGCACGACCGGAGAGTGGGAACGGGCGATCCTCATGGGATACGAGGTGTGGAAGCAGGTGGAACACAACCAGGGCGGCAAGGTTGAATTGGATCTCGACAAACGCTGCATCAAGTACCTTGGGATGGTGTAG
- a CDS encoding thymidylate kinase — MPRRPISGRLLVLEGPDGVGKTTLCRALAEHLLNQGHNVLQLSFPGKQPGTVGELVYRVHHDEGPVRVGDISELAKQALHVAAHIDAIDRQIMPALEQGKVVLLDRFWWSAWVYGLIGGCHRRRLQALIEAERSAWGNVRPALAVLVRRPVPMNRNEPLPYWHRLADEYVRLAERERRLYPVAIIDNTNAPADTLAVLWKEVVAKSDLARRPHTTASRAKASRKSPTIISHISPLKPSVAYDTYWRFAAERQEVFFRRLEGKRRPWTVDPIITQYKFTNAYRASDRVSQYLIRNVIYRKDLPSQPDEVFFRIMLFKLFNKIETWTALEAALGPLTFEDYSFDEYDRILSRAMAKGISIYSAAYIMPSGGRELGHERKHRNHLVLLERMLGDAVPRRLGECRSMQQAFELLKSYPGIGDFLAYQYVTDINYSELTDFPESDFVVPGPGALDGIRKCFLDCGGLNEPEVIKFMADRQEREFERLGLTFRSLWGRRLQLIDCQNLFCEVDKYSRVHHPEIEGLSGRSRIKQRLDPKPTLPTPWYPPKWGLNELIGDWQQQRAAVPQIETLYPIAQQE; from the coding sequence ATGCCCCGCCGCCCGATTTCAGGTCGCTTGCTCGTGCTTGAAGGGCCGGACGGCGTTGGAAAAACAACCCTGTGCCGAGCGCTGGCAGAGCACCTTCTGAACCAAGGGCACAATGTCCTACAACTGTCCTTTCCCGGAAAGCAGCCAGGCACAGTTGGGGAGTTGGTGTATCGGGTCCACCACGATGAGGGGCCTGTGCGAGTGGGAGACATTTCCGAGTTGGCAAAGCAGGCTCTTCATGTGGCTGCGCATATCGATGCGATTGATCGCCAGATAATGCCAGCCTTGGAGCAAGGAAAGGTGGTTCTCCTTGACCGCTTCTGGTGGTCAGCGTGGGTGTACGGGTTGATAGGCGGTTGCCATCGGCGCAGACTCCAAGCACTGATTGAAGCGGAGCGGTCAGCTTGGGGCAACGTGCGCCCCGCTCTGGCTGTGCTGGTTCGTCGGCCCGTCCCCATGAACCGTAACGAGCCCTTACCCTACTGGCACCGACTCGCGGACGAGTACGTTCGGCTTGCTGAGCGCGAACGCCGACTCTACCCCGTCGCAATCATCGACAACACAAACGCGCCTGCTGACACACTGGCGGTGCTTTGGAAGGAAGTCGTCGCCAAGTCCGACCTTGCTCGACGGCCGCACACGACCGCTTCGCGGGCGAAAGCGTCTCGAAAATCGCCCACCATAATCAGCCACATTTCGCCCCTGAAGCCGTCCGTCGCATACGACACGTATTGGCGATTCGCTGCTGAAAGGCAGGAGGTCTTCTTCCGCCGTCTCGAGGGTAAGCGGCGTCCCTGGACGGTCGATCCGATCATCACACAATACAAGTTCACTAATGCCTATCGCGCGTCTGACCGTGTCAGCCAATACCTTATCCGGAATGTGATCTACCGAAAGGATCTCCCATCGCAGCCAGATGAGGTGTTTTTTAGAATCATGCTGTTCAAACTGTTCAACAAGATCGAGACTTGGACGGCGCTTGAGGCAGCCTTGGGCCCACTCACCTTCGAGGATTACAGTTTTGACGAGTACGACAGGATACTCAGCCGCGCTATGGCCAAGGGCATTTCGATCTACTCTGCCGCGTACATCATGCCGTCTGGTGGACGCGAGCTTGGTCACGAACGAAAGCACCGCAATCACCTGGTATTGCTGGAGCGCATGCTGGGTGACGCGGTGCCGCGTCGGCTCGGTGAGTGCCGGAGCATGCAGCAGGCGTTTGAACTCCTGAAGTCGTACCCAGGGATTGGTGACTTCCTCGCCTACCAGTACGTCACCGATATCAACTACAGCGAACTCACTGACTTCCCTGAGTCCGACTTTGTCGTTCCAGGTCCCGGAGCCCTTGACGGAATCCGCAAGTGCTTTCTTGACTGTGGTGGGTTGAACGAGCCGGAGGTCATCAAGTTCATGGCTGACCGGCAAGAGCGCGAGTTTGAGCGGCTGGGCTTGACCTTTCGCTCGCTTTGGGGGCGCCGTTTGCAGCTCATCGACTGCCAGAATCTGTTCTGCGAGGTTGACAAGTACTCGCGCGTCCATCACCCGGAGATCGAGGGGCTGTCTGGTCGATCGCGCATCAAGCAGCGCCTTGATCCGAAGCCAACCCTCCCGACTCCGTGGTATCCACCAAAATGGGGACTCAACGAGCTGATTGGAGACTGGCAGCAGCAACGGGCTGCGGTTCCCCAGATCGAAACCCTCTATCCCATCGCACAACAGGAGTAA
- a CDS encoding thymidylate synthase, translating to MSDPILIDQPNLSRAWAEAFLTVRSTSGHRLAPLMLSFQGFDDGGVIEEPAIRSALDAVMVDAAMQRVQTVANTIFPQALWRQAKGDRMAFYAAYRENLPEYVAMEPHKNRRGLYFGRLIAYGLDHKTGERLPHVPEDAIPEDGNQLEFIIQRCKKGVRVSEFQASVFDPARDHTKAARLGFPCLQHVTFVPCFGDGTLMLNAFYATQQLFEKGYGNYLGLARLGLFVANEVGLTLTRVTCFVGVEKMEAKPHEGPLLDAVVKACEASLSPATPAVGALA from the coding sequence GTGAGTGATCCCATTCTTATCGATCAGCCGAATCTCTCGCGCGCATGGGCCGAGGCCTTCCTCACTGTGCGATCAACGTCAGGCCATCGTCTGGCCCCGCTCATGTTGAGCTTCCAAGGGTTTGATGACGGAGGGGTCATCGAAGAGCCAGCGATCCGATCCGCACTGGATGCCGTTATGGTGGACGCGGCGATGCAAAGGGTCCAGACTGTCGCCAACACGATCTTTCCCCAGGCGTTGTGGCGACAGGCCAAAGGCGACCGCATGGCGTTCTACGCCGCGTACCGGGAGAATCTGCCTGAGTACGTCGCCATGGAGCCGCACAAGAACCGGAGGGGGCTCTACTTCGGTCGACTCATCGCATATGGCCTCGATCACAAGACGGGAGAGCGGCTACCGCATGTTCCGGAGGACGCGATTCCGGAGGATGGGAACCAACTTGAGTTCATCATCCAGCGCTGCAAGAAGGGTGTGCGGGTCTCCGAGTTTCAGGCGTCCGTGTTCGACCCTGCGAGAGATCACACGAAAGCCGCACGACTGGGTTTCCCATGCCTTCAGCATGTGACCTTCGTTCCTTGCTTTGGTGATGGGACGCTCATGCTCAATGCGTTCTATGCGACGCAGCAACTGTTCGAGAAGGGCTACGGGAACTATCTCGGCCTCGCTCGCCTTGGTCTCTTCGTGGCAAACGAAGTCGGCCTCACGCTTACGCGAGTCACCTGTTTCGTCGGCGTCGAGAAAATGGAAGCCAAGCCGCATGAAGGTCCGCTCCTCGATGCCGTCGTCAAAGCGTGCGAGGCATCGCTGAGCCCCGCAACGCCCGCAGTCGGAGCACTGGCCTGA
- a CDS encoding ImmA/IrrE family metallo-endopeptidase → MTAATQNDLAKQALERSLEVREEYGYDFRSPLCIYELADRAGIKVQFVDDISMEGIYAALAKPTILISSLRPLARRAFTCAHELGHHFFGHGTTIDKLKDDADKGHFSPNEFLVDAFAGFLLMPAQAIKRAFASRSLDPSSATPEEIYTIASSFGVGYETIIGHLAHSLRYIAPARADVLRKSKLPKIRERILGFPANDHLVIADHHHVIGTLDAEVGALILLPSDAATDSDHIEPYTDVAAGRVFRALRPGLARTSVPGADWGVVVRVSRFQYAGLARYRHLEETDGE, encoded by the coding sequence GTGACTGCCGCCACGCAAAATGACTTGGCCAAGCAGGCGCTCGAACGCTCGCTGGAGGTGCGTGAGGAGTACGGTTACGACTTCCGCTCACCTCTCTGCATCTACGAGCTCGCCGACCGCGCCGGGATCAAAGTCCAGTTCGTTGACGATATTAGCATGGAAGGCATCTATGCGGCTCTGGCCAAGCCGACGATCCTCATCTCGTCACTGCGTCCACTAGCGCGCCGTGCATTCACTTGCGCCCACGAACTCGGGCACCATTTTTTCGGGCATGGTACGACCATCGACAAACTCAAGGACGATGCCGACAAGGGTCATTTCTCACCAAATGAGTTTCTCGTTGACGCTTTCGCTGGGTTTTTGCTCATGCCGGCTCAGGCTATCAAGCGGGCCTTTGCATCCCGCAGCCTGGATCCCTCCTCGGCAACGCCCGAAGAGATTTACACCATCGCGTCGTCCTTCGGCGTGGGCTACGAGACCATCATTGGGCACCTTGCGCATTCGCTACGGTACATTGCGCCTGCGAGAGCGGATGTCTTGCGCAAGTCCAAACTGCCCAAGATTCGCGAGCGGATACTGGGATTCCCGGCTAACGATCACCTCGTGATTGCGGATCACCATCACGTCATCGGCACGCTGGACGCCGAAGTCGGTGCGCTCATTCTGCTGCCCAGCGATGCAGCTACCGATTCGGATCACATCGAGCCGTATACGGATGTCGCAGCTGGCCGGGTGTTTCGCGCTCTCCGTCCTGGGCTCGCACGTACGTCTGTTCCTGGAGCGGATTGGGGCGTAGTTGTTCGGGTGTCTCGCTTTCAATACGCCGGGCTAGCGAGATACCGCCATCTTGAGGAGACCGACGGTGAGTGA
- a CDS encoding helix-turn-helix transcriptional regulator, which produces MTTDQEKRQIIASRIREARRLAGLSQGQVAKLLGLQRPSVTEMEAGNRAVAAEELSKLAEIFDVSVAWLLGEGTTRLDVHDDRLQLAARELQKLKPKDLDRLLSILASMRDQERKA; this is translated from the coding sequence ATGACCACGGACCAGGAGAAGCGCCAGATCATCGCGTCGCGCATTCGAGAAGCACGGCGATTGGCCGGCCTTTCCCAGGGGCAAGTCGCAAAGCTACTTGGTCTCCAGCGTCCCTCGGTTACCGAGATGGAGGCGGGTAATCGAGCCGTGGCTGCCGAAGAGCTTTCCAAACTCGCCGAGATATTTGACGTGAGCGTTGCGTGGCTACTTGGCGAGGGGACTACGCGGCTCGATGTGCACGACGATCGCCTTCAACTGGCGGCACGCGAACTCCAGAAGCTCAAGCCGAAGGATCTGGATCGGCTGCTCAGCATCCTGGCATCCATGCGGGATCAGGAGAGAAAGGCGTGA
- a CDS encoding exo-alpha-sialidase: protein MTPCRVLVVSATPIALAMAVGVFAGPTSRLGGAESAPKSCLPNAAVAPVLRLDLDRDTSRQTVVDREDGVYLGHVSTVRLEDETILAVYPKGHGRGPIVLKRSEDGGKSWSPRLPVPDSWVTSLETPTLFRVGKSERGDSLILFSGLYPIRAARSTDSGRTWTELEAIGDFGGIVAMGGLADLGEGRFVAFFHDDGRFIAATGNAAGTFTLYQTFTEDAGATWSAPRAIWSGSDVHLCEPGVVVSPDGSMLALLLRENRRTKNSHVMFSTDRASTWSAPIELPAHLTGDRHIATYAKDGRLVVTYRCMAADDPWKGDWVAWVGPWEELSCLSPDAAPPLMPSDLGAKRPNASDHRSYLVRLKDNLTPWDCAYAGLETLADGTLVATTYGTWTAGEKPYILSVCFSLAELDAIADAMLGR from the coding sequence ATGACACCTTGTCGCGTCCTTGTCGTGAGCGCCACGCCCATCGCACTGGCGATGGCCGTAGGAGTTTTTGCAGGCCCTACCTCACGGCTGGGTGGTGCTGAGTCGGCGCCCAAATCCTGTTTGCCCAACGCGGCAGTCGCACCGGTCCTGCGGCTTGACCTCGACCGTGACACCTCGCGGCAAACCGTGGTTGACAGGGAAGACGGCGTCTATCTCGGCCATGTTTCGACAGTGCGGCTCGAGGACGAGACCATCCTCGCCGTGTATCCCAAGGGGCACGGCAGGGGACCGATTGTGCTCAAGCGCAGCGAGGATGGCGGCAAGTCATGGTCGCCGCGTCTTCCCGTGCCCGACTCGTGGGTAACGAGCCTCGAAACTCCGACGCTTTTTCGGGTTGGCAAGTCGGAGCGAGGCGACTCGCTGATTCTGTTCTCGGGGCTTTACCCCATCCGGGCCGCTCGCTCGACCGATAGCGGCCGGACGTGGACGGAGCTCGAGGCCATAGGCGACTTCGGCGGGATTGTTGCGATGGGTGGGCTGGCGGACCTCGGCGAGGGAAGGTTCGTCGCGTTCTTCCACGACGACGGCCGATTTATCGCCGCGACAGGTAATGCCGCAGGGACGTTCACGCTCTACCAGACCTTCACAGAGGACGCGGGGGCAACATGGTCTGCGCCGCGTGCGATCTGGAGCGGATCGGACGTCCACTTGTGCGAACCAGGTGTGGTCGTGTCGCCCGACGGTTCTATGCTCGCGCTCTTGCTCCGCGAGAACCGACGGACGAAGAACTCGCACGTCATGTTCAGCACGGACAGGGCCTCGACGTGGTCCGCGCCGATCGAACTGCCCGCACATCTCACCGGCGACCGGCACATTGCGACATACGCGAAGGATGGGAGGCTGGTCGTGACCTACCGGTGCATGGCCGCCGACGACCCGTGGAAGGGCGACTGGGTTGCGTGGGTTGGGCCGTGGGAGGAGCTTTCGTGTTTGTCGCCAGATGCTGCTCCGCCGTTGATGCCCAGCGACCTCGGCGCGAAGCGACCGAACGCGAGCGATCATCGCTCGTATCTCGTTCGCCTCAAGGACAACCTGACGCCGTGGGACTGTGCGTATGCGGGCCTCGAAACGCTCGCCGACGGCACTCTTGTGGCGACGACGTACGGTACGTGGACCGCCGGCGAGAAGCCGTACATACTGAGCGTCTGCTTTTCTCTCGCGGAACTGGACGCTATCGCTGACGCGATGCTCGGCCGGTAG
- the folP gene encoding dihydropteroate synthase, with protein sequence MPASAPPSTCPTRSWTSSGNSARRSAARRTSTRLPLAANDHGSEPSSTNPRGPRPSARAVFPAPGSERTLRPMTHQVWRMANGRSIVLDRPRIIAVLNLTPDSFHEASRVPSPSAAVDVARRALDEGADALDLGGESTRPGAARVPADVQIERVVPALRAIRAGGGALADAPVSVDTTLGAVARAALDAGADVINDVAAGTEDPTVLPLVAERGAGIIVMHRLAPPDRDSYSDRYSTPPVYADVAGEVAAFLGERLRAATAAGIHPDAIVLDPGLGFGKTVEQNAELMRKVGHLLAFGRPVLCAVSRKSFVGRLASPGVETAPADRLAGSVSLAVQQCLSGVRLFRVHDVRAHAEALRAVWGVMPRG encoded by the coding sequence ATGCCGGCCTCCGCGCCACCGTCTACATGCCCAACAAGGTCATGGACGTCTTCAGGCAACTCGGCGAGGCGTTCGGCGGCGAGGAGGACTTCGACGCGCCTCCCGCTGGCGGCCAACGACCACGGTTCTGAACCATCGTCAACCAACCCACGCGGCCCGCGTCCATCAGCGCGGGCCGTTTTTCCTGCGCCGGGCAGTGAGCGTACCCTGCGACCGATGACGCACCAGGTCTGGCGAATGGCGAACGGCCGGTCGATCGTGCTGGATCGGCCGCGCATCATCGCCGTCCTGAATCTCACGCCGGACAGTTTCCATGAGGCGAGCCGCGTGCCTTCGCCGAGTGCGGCGGTCGATGTTGCCCGGCGCGCGTTGGATGAGGGGGCGGATGCGCTCGACCTGGGCGGAGAATCCACTCGGCCGGGCGCCGCGCGCGTGCCCGCGGACGTGCAGATCGAGCGCGTCGTCCCGGCGTTGCGGGCGATTCGTGCGGGGGGGGGGGCGCTCGCTGACGCGCCCGTGAGCGTCGATACGACGCTCGGCGCGGTCGCGCGAGCCGCGCTGGACGCGGGCGCGGACGTGATCAACGACGTAGCCGCGGGGACCGAGGACCCCACCGTGCTCCCGCTCGTGGCTGAGCGCGGGGCAGGCATCATCGTGATGCATCGCCTTGCTCCACCGGACAGGGATTCGTACTCTGATCGCTACTCGACCCCCCCGGTCTATGCCGATGTCGCGGGCGAAGTCGCGGCATTTCTCGGGGAGCGGCTGCGTGCCGCCACGGCCGCGGGCATTCATCCCGATGCCATCGTCCTCGACCCCGGCCTGGGGTTCGGCAAGACGGTGGAGCAGAACGCCGAGTTGATGCGGAAGGTCGGGCATCTGCTTGCCTTCGGGCGACCGGTTCTATGCGCGGTCAGCCGGAAGAGTTTCGTGGGTCGGCTCGCCTCACCCGGCGTCGAGACCGCGCCTGCGGATCGCCTTGCCGGATCGGTCTCGCTCGCGGTCCAGCAGTGCCTTTCGGGCGTTCGTCTGTTCCGCGTCCACGACGTTCGTGCGCACGCGGAGGCCTTGCGGGCGGTGTGGGGGGTGATGCCCCGGGGGTGA
- the trxA gene encoding thioredoxin, translated as MASANVHEFTDANFDKAVLGASEPVLVDFWAEWCMPCRMLAPTIDQVAEEFAGKAKVGKVDTDSNREISVKYSISAIPTVILFKGGEPVRRFVGLTSHEELAAAINEAVGG; from the coding sequence ATGGCCAGTGCAAACGTTCACGAGTTCACGGATGCCAACTTCGACAAGGCCGTTCTCGGGGCATCGGAGCCGGTGCTCGTGGACTTTTGGGCGGAGTGGTGCATGCCGTGTCGGATGCTGGCTCCGACCATCGATCAGGTCGCGGAGGAGTTCGCGGGCAAGGCGAAGGTGGGGAAGGTAGACACGGACTCGAACCGGGAGATTTCGGTGAAGTACAGCATCTCCGCGATTCCCACCGTGATCCTCTTCAAAGGGGGGGAGCCTGTACGTCGGTTCGTTGGTCTGACGAGCCACGAGGAGCTCGCGGCCGCGATCAACGAGGCTGTCGGGGGTTGA